The genome window GAGCGTATATCCAAGATATTATTTAAACAGATTCTACAAagttaaattttattttattttaatagaaacttaattaatatatttttctcccAATATgcaatttttgagtttatctCTCATATTGCGGTTTAAAAATCCACCATTTCACTTAGAACTGATTATTTATACATTTATGTACATAACACATGGaaataaaatatgataaattagGCACTCTTGGAATTTCCCAAAACCAAATCCCAGAGAGGAAAGGAAACTTCGACCAAGGAACGAAGggtaaaaatgtaattttacaCAGTGCataaaaaagggaaagaaagaatCTTATAAATATCGCTTAGAAGATCCAATTCCCATCCAATCCAAATCTAcgcgtaaaatatatatttttctaaaattaaaaaaagcttAGCTGTTTTGGAGTCgagtaaaaagagaaaaacccTAAGCCCCTACCACTTCACTGTgctctcttcctttcttctcACTCCcaccctccctctctctctaaacCCTAGTCTCTTCCTCATATCGCATACCCACGACCACGAGGGGGCTTTTGGGCCCTCTCGCTCTCGCTGCGTCGCTCTCTACGCACAATCAGTCGGTGGTCAGCTAGCTCTCTCCCTTCGATCAATTTCGGTGAGTTCGTCTTCTACTCTTATCTCACGATTTTCttactttgttttttcatgtttttagTCGTCGTCTTCATCTGGGTTTCCTGCCTTGTTACTTTGTAGTCTTGGGTTTCTCTTTTTCTGGCGTTTTCATGAATCTGTGTGTGGATCTCGTGATTTTATgtttctgggtttttcctAATTTCTTTGTGTTTGGGACCTAATTAAAGTGTGTCAAGAGCATGATTTTTGGTACTTGGGGGTGTTTTAAAAATCAGCCATTGTTATGCCGATATGTTGCTTGGTTAATTTGTTATTTGACTTCTGGAAATCCTTTTTATGTACTTATGCAGATACAATCCTTTAGGGTAATTATTATAGTCGGAGTagttgaattgaatttttatgaTGTCACAGTCTGAATCACCACAGGCCCCTCAATTTATTTAGTATGttattggggaaaaaaaaaaaaaaaactggagAGTGGGCTATCTACATACTAGgtgttttgttaaatttattttttattttttactgtAGAAGTATTACGCAGTACACTTCTTGTGCATTGATAGCACTATTTGTTGCTTAATTTttgcaaacttttttttttgcagagGTTGGTGTGTTTTTATACCTGTGTTGTGAGAGGACACTGGTTTTCTCAGAGTTATTGGATATTAGGGAAGCCATAAATTTTTTCCTAAGAACTTGAAATTCGGGCTTTGTCCATCTTGGATCGACACAGTTTGTTAGTATGATTGCCACTAAAACCATGCTATCAAGCAACAAGCTGAAGATTAAATTTGCCTGCAAAAGAATTGAAGCTGATCTTGGCAAAAAAATAGAAGCTGATCCTCAGAAACGCTCGTGTGACTTTGGGCATCAAGTTTCACTTAATGAGGTCAGCTCAATGGCAAAACCTTCTTTCCCAGGTTCTAAGAAGCGTGCAGCCCCAGAAGCTCTCGAATCtcagaaagagaagaagctgAAGATGGATCGTAGTGTGACGTTGCAGTGTTCAACGATTCTGAAAACACTGATAACTCATAAGGATGGTTGGGCTTTCAGTAAACCAGTTGATCCCTTGTCTCTAAACATTCCTGATTACTTTCATATTATTTCTCATCCCATGGATTTGGGCACGATAAAATCAAAGCTGGAGAAAAATATGTACCGCAACACTGAAGAGTTTGCAGCTGATGTCAGACTGACTTTTTCTAATGCCATGGTCTACAATCCTCCTGCCAATATTTTTCATCAGATGGCCAAAAACCTGAATAAGATTTTTGAGATGAGATGGTGTCTTTTAGGTGGGAAATTGAATCATGGAAGCTCAAAGGTTGAACCAGGGAAAtcattgagtggtcaaattaAGAAAGTAACTTATACAAGGCAGAATCCTGATAGAACTCCTCCCTTTCATAATATGTCGGTGACCAAGAGGTCCATGCCTTCCGAAGAGAAGGTCAGAGTTCATGTTGATACAAGGCAGAATCTCAGTAGAACTCCTCCCTTTCATAATATGTCGGTGACCAAGAGGTCCATGCCTTCCGAAGAGAAGGTCAGAGTTCATTTTGGTGTGAGTGATGGTGAGGTAAGTAAGaaattgtgattttcttttgcttacaAAGATGTTTACTGGATTGGTACAAAAACGTAAAATTTGCATTTCCTATTCTAGATTAGTAGTTATGCTGTTGAAGTAGTTTGCATTTCCTTTTCTGTCAGagtaatatatattttgtttacaGGCAGAGCTTTCCAAAACAGTGCAGCATTGCACTCCCAAATTGTTAGCAAAGAACTCTAATAGAGgtatgaaagaaaaacaagcttCAGGCTTTAGTTTCTGCTTTATGGATATCTATGCGTGCTAATTCAGTGTGTCATACAGGCACTGATAGTGGCAGTAGACAAGCTTCAGGCGCTATGAATGCAAACCAGCCATCAAGCCCGGTTGGCAGAAAATGTGGTTCATGTGGCAACCTTGCATGTCGATGCGGGCTTCCTTGTGACTCAATGGGCAGAGATCATGGTTTGTCTAATCCCAATGCATCCAGACTGGTATGCAtgaaaatatttcttttaatgtCCTTGAGAGTTTAAGTTAAGAGTTTTATGTTCTTTTAGCAGTAATTGAAACTTCTTATTCAATTCTAGGATTGTCAAGCAAAAAGCTTGTCAACATCCCAGATGAGCAAGTCAGATCCAGAATCTGATGGTGAGATGACGCAACAATTTGTTATATTATGATATTTAACCAGTTATTTTAGTGATCTGAGTACTGGATTGGTGTTGGAAATAATATGAAGGGGCTGTAAGTGCTTTGGATGATGAAAACATTTGTCCCAGCCCTCAGCTTACAACTCCAGTAACAGATGCTGCTTCTGGAGAAGGTAAGTTTATTCACCAGCAATGCCAAAATTAAGTTGTAGCATCGTCCATTTTGGCATATGTGGACTTATTAAATTGGAGTTCTTACTGAATTGTTTCAGAATGGAAAACTTCTCTTTTTGATGTTCAACTTTCACCAAAAAGAGCTCTCCGTGCTGCAATGCTAAAGAGCCGCTTTGCAGACACTATTTGGAAAGCTCAACAAGAAAAACTCCTGGATCAAGTAAGCTTCATTTTTTCACAAGATCATGCAAGGCTAGTTGGATACTGAGTGAGAAGGTTTCCATGCAATTTTAGTAATTTACTTGTTTTTCATTCTTACATCCAGGGTGGTAGATGTGATCCAATGAAGATGCGACAGGAAAAAGCAAGATTGGAGAGGAGGCAGCATGAAGGTAAAGCTGGCTTTGTTTCTTCCTTTATTCTTTGCCATCATTTTGGGTTTGAAGATTCTTAATTTTATAAGAATGCAACCAATAGTTATACTGTATCAGGTTAGCCTCATGTGTGCAATGTGAAAGTGCACGATTTTTAAGTTAAGGGCTTGTCTGCGTGGCAAACACTTGCTTGGTGttctttttcagttttcttgATTTGTACCAAAACGTTTTTTGGTCATTTAGGTGGATAACAATTCTAACTTTTTAAAGGCCAAATTGAATCTTTtatctgttttctttcttttttgttttggccaTATTGACTCTTGGTCTCCCAGTCCTAGTGTTTTGGCCATGTTGAATCTTGCTCTCCAGTCCTAGTGTTTGATAACAAAATTCATGGATCTTGATGTTGAAGTTTGTTGCAATATCATGATTATCATGATTATATTGTTAAAGCATTACACTGCATGACTCATCAATAAAATCTCCTGCTGCACCTACcttatattaattgatgatctTAAACTTTACCATACTACAGAGAAGGCAAGGATTGAAGCTGAAATAAGAGCTGCTGAAGCCGCCACACGAATGAGGGCTGAGATTGAGTTGAAGCAGCAAcggaagagaaaaagagaagaagctcGAATTGCACTTGAGAAGGTTTAcctttgtttttcatatttacaACTTCTTGCGTGAATGTTATCTCTTTGGTGCCTTTGTGGTCTTAATTTGCTGAGTGTCCTTATCCAGATGCAAAGAACGGTTGAGATTGATCAAAACTTGAGGATCCTAGAGGAACTTGAAAGATTAACTGGATTCTCTCCATCCACTCCTCTTCTCAACTGTAAGGGTCGGTCTGGGGCGTTTAGAGGAGCGCACCTCCGATCGCCTTTGGAACAGTTAGGTTTGTTTATAAAGGCTGAATATTCGGgagatgaggatgatgatgagtCAATTCTGAACGAGGATGGGGAGGAAGGGGAGATTGTTTGATACATTACGTGTTGGTCCCTTACTAATTGTATGTGTTCTGTTTTTCCAGCTCAAGATGTTTTGTATCAGTCTATCGAGAGGGAAAAGAGACCAttgtaaataattttttactttttttaattttccgGTAATGGGGATATACGAGTATATATAATAGATTCTCTCTTAAAGAACGAAGAAGAAAGTGTCTGATCAGTTTTCTCTTACTCTACTTACTCTTTCCTCTGTCTCTGCTCTGCTCTAATCAAATGGTTCTACTTTTTTACCTGTTAATGAGTTCAAGTCCCATAATTAGTCTCATGGAGTAATTTCGATTCAGATTCCAGTCCGTATTTTGAATTCCGATTACACACAAAATCTGTAAAATAGTCCTTTCAACAAATAATTAACTTCCCAGATAAAAGACTAGAGTGATTCAAACTTGATTAACATCATAAACATCAGGTGAAGCATACGCCTTTCTTGAagaagggtttagggttcaaaCAGTGAAATAAGGGTAATATATTCCAACGGTCGAATTGGATTCGCTCCTTTTTGATAGGATACGCCTGTCGATTTGTGTgcgagagagaaaaagagagatgagGCAGAGAAGAAAGATTGGATCATAAATCCCAGAAACCCTAATCGCGGaggaagaagcagaagaaggaCAATTCTTCGGATGCTATCTGTTGACCTCTAGCAGCCCCCGCTATAAAGGCCACACCTATATTGGGTACCTTCCATCTTccccaattttttatttttttatttttttttattttttcaaattctcAATCTGTTCAGAATAATCAGGTCAATCTTGATCCATCTGAAATTCTTTAaattttgaggttttctttAGGGCTTGGATTAAGAAGAGAGCCCACTTTGACTGTGTCTtggtttatgttttatttggGCGGTGCTGATACAGATTCACAGTGAACCCACGGCGTCGTATAAGACAGCATAATGGAGAAATAGCTCAAGGTGCTTGGAGAACGAAGCGGAAGCGTCCA of Prunus dulcis chromosome 4, ALMONDv2, whole genome shotgun sequence contains these proteins:
- the LOC117624680 gene encoding transcription factor GTE12-like isoform X1, with the protein product MIATKTMLSSNKLKIKFACKRIEADLGKKIEADPQKRSCDFGHQVSLNEVSSMAKPSFPGSKKRAAPEALESQKEKKLKMDRSVTLQCSTILKTLITHKDGWAFSKPVDPLSLNIPDYFHIISHPMDLGTIKSKLEKNMYRNTEEFAADVRLTFSNAMVYNPPANIFHQMAKNLNKIFEMRWCLLGGKLNHGSSKVEPGKSLSGQIKKVTYTRQNPDRTPPFHNMSVTKRSMPSEEKVRVHVDTRQNLSRTPPFHNMSVTKRSMPSEEKVRVHFGVSDGEAELSKTVQHCTPKLLAKNSNRGTDSGSRQASGAMNANQPSSPVGRKCGSCGNLACRCGLPCDSMGRDHGLSNPNASRLDCQAKSLSTSQMSKSDPESDGAVSALDDENICPSPQLTTPVTDAASGEEWKTSLFDVQLSPKRALRAAMLKSRFADTIWKAQQEKLLDQGGRCDPMKMRQEKARLERRQHEEKARIEAEIRAAEAATRMRAEIELKQQRKRKREEARIALEKMQRTVEIDQNLRILEELERLTGFSPSTPLLNCKGRSGAFRGAHLRSPLEQLGLFIKAEYSGDEDDDESILNEDGEEGEIV
- the LOC117624680 gene encoding transcription factor GTE10-like isoform X2, which translates into the protein MIATKTMLSSNKLKIKFACKRIEADLGKKIEADPQKRSCDFGHQVSLNEVSSMAKPSFPGSKKRAAPEALESQKEKKLKMDRSVTLQCSTILKTLITHKDGWAFSKPVDPLSLNIPDYFHIISHPMDLGTIKSKLEKNMYRNTEEFAADVRLTFSNAMVYNPPANIFHQMAKNLNKIFEMRWCLLGGKLNHGSSKVEPGKSLSGQIKKVTYTRQNPDRTPPFHNMSVTKRSMPSEEKVRVHVDTRQNLSRTPPFHNMSVTKRSMPSEEKVRVHFGVSDGEAELSKTVQHCTPKLLAKNSNRGTDSGSRQASGAMNANQPSSPVGRKCGSCGNLACRCGLPCDSMGRDHGLSNPNASRLGGRCDPMKMRQEKARLERRQHEEKARIEAEIRAAEAATRMRAEIELKQQRKRKREEARIALEKMQRTVEIDQNLRILEELERLTGFSPSTPLLNCKGRSGAFRGAHLRSPLEQLGLFIKAEYSGDEDDDESILNEDGEEGEIV